CCCTTGGCAGAAAAACACCACTAATCGTAGTATCCGCAGTGGTGACAATCGTACTGGATGCAACGTAATCGTTTGTAAAGTCAGCCGACGCAAAGGCAAACATGGTTTTCCCCGCCATCCAGTTTGCATCTCGGAAGTGCAGGCGAACGTTGTGGGTGGTACTTTCATCCAGATCAGGGTTACCGGTTCGCAGTTGCAGTGAGTTACTGTTGTCAATCACGTTCTGCAGGTCAGTAATACTCGGGGCGTCAGTCTGCATGGAGTAACGAAGCGTGAGTTCCGTCTGCTCTGAAAACCGCTGTCGCACCATCATGTTCGGTAGCAGGTTGGAAAACGACCTGCGCACAGTAGTGTGCGCTGGAGAGGTTACGTCACCGGCGAGAGCGGAAAGCTGGTATGCTACGCCCGCAGTTACGATCGTGTTGATAAACTGCTGACGGAACAGCACCTGCGCGTTATGGACGGTGTAGGTGTTGCTGTAGGTGTTAGTAAGGTCGGGTACCACCTGGGTGAAACCCGCGGTGACAGAATCGTACTCCTTGGTCCCTTTGTCGGATGACGTATATCGTATCGAAGGTGAATACTGTACCATGAGGGTTGTTTTGGGGGCAAGAGGCTCAGTAAAACTGATCGTTCCTCGTAGTGTGGTTCCATCCTGGTTTTGCCTGGTCTGCTGGTTCAGAGTAAACAGTGAGTCGGCAGGACCAAATGTGTTAGTGGCTTGCTGAGTACCCTCCGCGCTCGACGCACGCAGTTCGGTTGATGCTTCCACAGCAAGCGTACGTCCGCTGGTATTCAGGAGCAAACTATAGTTGGCATCGATACCGGCAGTAAGGGCACCCGGTGCATTGTAGGAAGTTGTGACCGACTGTGAAAGCGGAAGATCGGCATTCATCGTTAAACCGTCGAACGCATTGTAATCCGAACGCTGCTGATAACTAAGTTTAGGCTCGATAAGAATCTGTGACCTGCTGTTTAAAGGGCCCGACATCCGTAAATTAAAACGATGGTTCCGTCCAATCGAGTTGTTGTTGCTGGTTTCCGAATACGTTTGAGTATCGGGATCTACATACTGCCGGTCAGTAACGGAGCTGTTGTTGTTATCGGCATAGTTAAAAAAGTAACTTCCACTAACATCGAATTTGTCAAACCAGCTGTCACTGTACTGAACGCCTACAGCATGAGTGGCTGTGATCCCATCCTGCTGGCCAACAAACAAACCGCTGTTGCCCATGAATCGCGATGGACCCATCCGGCTTGCCATGGCACCCATCATTCGGGCACGCCCACCGGTAATACCCATGCCGGCCAGAATGTCCTGCACGCTAAAGTTCTGCTGATTAATGTTGTTCGAGATACCCAGGACCGTAAGACGCTGAGTATCGTTAAACGCATTGTAGGTAAGGCCTCCGGAATATCTGTCGTCAGTGCCGTAGCCACCGTACACAGAACCAAAAGAACCTTTGCGTTTATCTTTTTTGGTGACAAGATTGATTGTCTTTTCGGTGCCGCCATCATCAAAGCCGCTGAACATCGACGTGCTTGAGCGGGCATCGTACACCTGGACGTTGTCCACCATGTCAGACGGGACATTCTGCAGCGTCTGCCGCGCGTCATCACCAAAGAACCGCTTCCCATCAACCAGTACCCGTTTCACCTCTTCGCCCTGGGCCTTTACCGTACCATCTTCGATGCTGATGCCCGGCATTTTCTTTACCAGGTCCTCACTGCTGGCATAGGCATTTGTTTTATAAGCTTTGCTATTAAACTGGGTAGTGTCACCCTTCATTTCTACCGCGATGGCATCGGCCTCCACCGAAATATTTTTCAGTGTTAAAGTATCTGCGTTCAATGTAATTTCCGGAAGTTCAACATCGGAACTGCCAACCGTTACCGGCATGGCAAGAGGAGCGTAGCCAAGTAATGTTAAATTAATCGTGTACGCTCCCTGAGGTACATCTGCGATGCTGAACTCACCGCGGCGATTTGATATACCGCCAAGTATTTTTGTAGTATCTCTTGTGTTGGTTAACCTAGCCGTAGCACCCTGCAGGGGCTCCCCGTCGCGATTGATGATACGGCCGCGTACGCTGTGATTTGCTAATACGTCAGAAATTGAAATAAATGTAAGGAAAACCAGTGAACAAAAAGCAATTGGCCGTGTCATGCAGGAACGGTATTTTGGTGTGAAATTTATAAATGAGGTTGGTCTGTGACGTGTATCCCGTTTTTTATTGTGCA
This is a stretch of genomic DNA from Ignavibacteria bacterium. It encodes these proteins:
- a CDS encoding TonB-dependent receptor, with product MTRPIAFCSLVFLTFISISDVLANHSVRGRIINRDGEPLQGATARLTNTRDTTKILGGISNRRGEFSIADVPQGAYTINLTLLGYAPLAMPVTVGSSDVELPEITLNADTLTLKNISVEADAIAVEMKGDTTQFNSKAYKTNAYASSEDLVKKMPGISIEDGTVKAQGEEVKRVLVDGKRFFGDDARQTLQNVPSDMVDNVQVYDARSSTSMFSGFDDGGTEKTINLVTKKDKRKGSFGSVYGGYGTDDRYSGGLTYNAFNDTQRLTVLGISNNINQQNFSVQDILAGMGITGGRARMMGAMASRMGPSRFMGNSGLFVGQQDGITATHAVGVQYSDSWFDKFDVSGSYFFNYADNNNSSVTDRQYVDPDTQTYSETSNNNSIGRNHRFNLRMSGPLNSRSQILIEPKLSYQQRSDYNAFDGLTMNADLPLSQSVTTSYNAPGALTAGIDANYSLLLNTSGRTLAVEASTELRASSAEGTQQATNTFGPADSLFTLNQQTRQNQDGTTLRGTISFTEPLAPKTTLMVQYSPSIRYTSSDKGTKEYDSVTAGFTQVVPDLTNTYSNTYTVHNAQVLFRQQFINTIVTAGVAYQLSALAGDVTSPAHTTVRRSFSNLLPNMMVRQRFSEQTELTLRYSMQTDAPSITDLQNVIDNSNSLQLRTGNPDLDESTTHNVRLHFRDANWMAGKTMFAFASADFTNDYVASSTIVTTADTTISGVFLPRGSTITSPVNMDGYIGVRSFFSIGRQLSDLKINLNLNGGVTYARTPSLVNNLTNYSNSSTLRLGTYISSNISEDIDFSVGYNGNYNIITNSVIADQDANYFTHSATARVIWNFGVLACSTDVAHSYYTGLGEGFDRTFTVWNAGLGYRFLGNAAELRFSVFDILKQNASISRTVNPVSIDNISTTMLTRYAMLTFSYQLRNFDAANMPQDRSRPPFGRH